A window of Chryseobacterium shandongense genomic DNA:
CAAAACCTCTTTTTTGGTAATTAATGAACTGAATGGTGAGATCAACAAGTACGAAGAACAGCTTCAGTATTATAAAACCGAATATGAAAAAAATGATGCGTTTTATAAAAAGCTCATGAACAACAAATCCGAAAAGGAAAAGTACGCCAGAGAAAACTATTTCATGAAAAAACCGAATGAAGAAATTTTTATTCTCGTTGTAGATAGCACCAATATTGCAAAAAAATAATTTTAAAGTCAATAAGCGAATTGCCAATTCAATTTGCTGTCAATTTAAAAAATTCACTCATAAAGCAAAATTGACTATTGACAATTCACAAATAACCTATATTTCATGTCAAACACAGCTTGGGAAAATTTAGTTAAAAAGCAACTTAAAACCGAAGATATTTATTCTGTTCTCACTAAAGAAAATTTAGAGGGAATCACGGTAAAACCTTTTTATGATGGAGTTTCGCTACCCATGACAAATCTTCCGAAGGTAGAAGAAAATACCCATCTTGTGGCCAGATATCACGAAAGCCTTGAAGAAGATGTATATGCATTCCTTCTCGATCATAACGTAGAAAATCTTACAGAAAAGACAATTTTCATTGATAATAGTGATCTTGCTGGACACATCAGTCCTAAAGAAGAAGATCAGTATTTTTCCTTAATTGATGTTTTTGATGAAAAAGAAACGGCAATCAATGATCAGTTTGTTAAAGAATTATTGGCAAAACAGTTTAGAAGAAATATTTGTATTGATATTTCGCGTCATCAGAATGCAGGAGCAGCCATTTACCAGCAATTGGGAATTGCACTCGCAAAAACCAAAGAACTCATCGAAACGTACGGCTCCGAAATTTTAAATAAACTTATTTTCAGAATTGCAGTTGGAGCAAATTATTTCTTTGAAATGGCTAAAGTGAGAGCTTTTAAGCTTGTTTTTAAACAGCTTTCCAAAGAATATGAAGCAGATGAAATTCCCTATATTTTTGCAGAAACTTCGTTAAGAAATAAAGCGGTTGCGGATAATGAAAACAATCTAATTCGTTCTACTTTGGAGCTTGCTGCAGCGATGATCGGAGGTGCTGATGCGGTTTTCAGCAACAATTATTTGGTGGACAGATCAACGGAAAACTCAGAAGAAATCTCCTTTAAGCAACAAATTGTTCTTGCTTACGAAAGTATTATTAATGTTTTCGAAGATGCTTCCAACGGAAGTTATTTTGTAGAAGATGTTACACGCCAGATTGCGGAAAAATCGTGGACTTATTTTGTTGAAATCGAAGAAGCAGGCGGTTATCTTGAACTTATGAAAAAAGGAATCATTCAGAAACAAATTTATCAGCACGCCCTGGAAGAACAGAAGTGGGTGGAAGAAGGAAGAATAAAGCTAATCGGGGTAAATTTATATCCGAAATTGGAAGTAAAAAAATCTGCAGAGGAATTGTACAGTGAGAATGAGATTAAAGCCGTTCGTTGGGCTGAAATGTTTGAATAATGAAAGAAAAACTGATCGATTTATTTGAATATACCTTTCATTTCAACAGTGAAATGATTAAAATTATTGCTGAAAATATTGAGAATGTTGATGAAAAAACAATTAGCCTGATTAACCATACTTTAAATGCCCAACAGATCTGGAATTCAAGAATTCTGAAAGAAAATTCATTCGAAGTCTGGCAGATCAATCCTTTTGAAACGCTTCAGGAAATAAACAGGAATAATTTTAAAAAAAGTATTGAAATCGTCCATCACTTTGATCCTGATCAGAAAATCAATTATCAGAATTCACGAGGAGCAAATTTTGAAAACACTGTTTTTGAAATGCTGTTTCAGGCCATCAACCATTCTACCTATCACCGTGGGCAAATCAATTCCTTACTCAAAAAAGACGGAATAGACCCCATCTTAACGGATTATATTTTTTATAAAAGATAATTTTTAATTTATCCCACGGATTTCTCAGATAACACAAATTAATAGTATTATATACACAAATGAATGAAAATGAAATTAGCTTCTATATCAGGAAATCTATATTTTCTGCTTACAATGAACTTGGGCCAGGACTTTTGGAAAAGGTTTATGAAAAAGTTTTGACTTACGAATTACAAAATAATGGCTTAGCGGTTAAAACACAGGTTCAAATTCCAATTGAATATAAAGGCTTGTTTATTGACACGAGCTTTATTGCCGATATTATTGTTGAAAATAAAGTAATTGTCGAAATAAAATCAATTCCGGAAATCAATAATGTTCATCATAAACAATTATTAACCTATTTAAAACTAACAGGTCTGAAATTAGGGTTATTAGTCAACTTTAATACAGATTATATTGATAAAAGTATAATCAGAAAAATAAACGGGAGTATCAGCTAATAAATCTGAGCGATCTGAGAAATCTGTGGGAAACAAATTATTAAATATAAAAATTCAAAACTACATCAATGCAAATCTCAATACGGATTTACCTACTCTGTTATTGAAAAAATCACCATTTCCGGAAGTTTCCATGCACGAGATTGTACAGCAGATTAAAGGAAAACAGGTGGCACAAAAGAAATTTCCCTTTTTATTAAAGGAAGGTATTATTTTCCCGCCACAGCTGAATCTGGAACAGTCTTCATCAGAAAAAACAGCAATCTACAAATCTAAACTTTTAAAGGGTGAGAAATTTATCGATTTTACTACCGGATTTGGAATTGATGCTTATTATTTGTCTGAAAATTTTAAACAAATTACGTTAGTTGAGCAAAATCCTGATCTTCTGGAAATTGTAAAGAATAACTGGGAAGTTTTAGGAAAAAACGCCACATTCATCAACCAAAAACTCGAAAGCTTTCTTAAGGAAAATAAAGAAGTATTTGACGTAATTTATCTGGATCCGGCCAGAAGAGATAACAATAAGAACAAAGTTTTCCTGCTGGAAGATCTCTCACCAGACATTCTTGCCATTCAGGAAGAACTATTATCGTCCGCAGATAAAATCGTCATTAAACTATCTCCTTTAATAGATTTAAAATATCTGGTATCCGTTTTACCTTCTATTTTCAGGATTGACATTATTGCCGTTAAAAATGATGTGAAAGAAATTGTCATTTTTTTATCTAAAGAAAAAAAAGATTTCATTAGCTGCTATTGTGTAAATCTTGAAAGTAACGAACCTGTTTTCCAATTCACTTTCGGTGAAGAAGAAAATGGTCATGCAACATATGGTGAACCGGAAAAGTACATTTATATTCCTAATAATACTGTTTTAAAGGCCGGGATCTTTAATCTTATTTCGGAGAAGACAGAATTGAAAAAACTTCATCCTAACACTCATTTGTATACTTCAGATGCGTTGATGCAAGATTTCCCGGGAAGAATATTTGAAATGGAAAATATTGATGCTAAAAAGATTCAAAAGAAAAGCCAGTACAATGTCATTTCAAAAAATTATCCCCTGAAACCGGAAGAAATTAAGAAAAAATACAGTCTAAAAGACGGCGGCGAAAAATATCTTATTTTTACGCAATCCAAAAAAGGGAAAATAATTTTAAAATCAGTATAAAAATGTTGCTGTAAAATACAAGATTTCTTAATTTTGGGCAATTAAAAAAATAAGCATGCAATCGCTGACGGCTGAATTAAGGTTTATAGCTGTAATAGTGCGATTTGATATATCTTTAAAAAATAAATTTTCCATATGAAAAAATTAGTTATATGTTTAGCCCTTGCTATTGTTGCGGTAAGCTGTAAGAAGATCCAGGCAGGTGGTAACAAAAAAGTTATCAAACTTGAGGAGGGCGTGGAAAGATACTCTGATGACGAACAGACAAGCGGTGAGCAGGATAATCTTTCTGAGTATAGAGGCGATGCACACGACGGCCACGAAACTCCTGTAAAAACAGATACTGCAGGTGCTCCAAAGCATAAAGAAGAAGATAATAAGCATTCTGATGCTACTCCAATACCTGAAGGTTCTCAGACGCCAAAAGCTGAACACTAATCTATTAGTACAAATAAAAAAATGTCCCACAAAATTGTGGGACATTTTTTTATCGCTATCAGAAGGTTCCGGATTTCGGCGGCGAAGCCGCCGAAATCCGGAAACCTAAATAAATCCTTTATCATATGAATTTGTAAAATTCATAATTAATGAATAATTATTCCATCAAAACATTCATACCTGAGGAAAATTATATCTTTTTGTTTGTTCCGGCGGGGCAAATTTTTTACTTTTAACGAAATAATATTTTACAATGCAAGAGACTTTAAATTACATCAACGAAAACAAGCAGCGTTTCGTGGATGAATTATTTGAATTACTGAGAATTCCTTCTATTTCTGCAGATCCTGCCTATAAAGATGATGTTTTGAAATGCGCAGATGTTGTCGCTGAATATCTTAAAAATGCCGGTGCTGACAAGGTGGAGGTTTGTCAGACAAAAGGATATCCAATTGTTTTCGGAGAAAAAATGTTAAATGAAAATCTGCCGACCGTCCTGGTATACGGACATTACGATGTGCAGCCTGCTGATCCACTGGAACTTTGGAAAAAACCACCTTTTGAACCTTACATTGAAAAAACCGAACTTCACCCGGAAGGAGCAATCTTTGCCAGAGGTTCTGCGGATGATAAAGGACAGTTCTTCATGCACCTTAAAGCATTTGAAGCGATGATGAAAACCAACACGCTTCCTTGTAATGTTAAATTTATTCTGGAAGGAGAAGAAGAAGTGGGTTCGGTAAGCCTTGGAGATTTTGTAAACGAAAATAAAGAAAAACTTTCCTGCGACTGCATTTTAATTTCAGATACTCATATCTACAGCAATGAGCAGCCAACGGTCACTACAGGATTAAGAGGATTAAGCTACGTGGAAGTAGAAGTAGAGGGTCCCAACAGAGACCTGCATTCAGGATTGTACGGTGGTGCAGTTCCAAATCCTATCCATGTGCTTTCAAGAATGATTGCAAACCTAATTGATGAGGACGGGCATATTACGATAGACGGCTTTTATGATAATGTAGAAACAGTTTCGGATTCAGACAGGGCAGAAATGAACAAATTGAAAGATAACCCGGAAGAATTTAAAAAATCGATCGGACTGAACGGCGTGGAAGGTGAAAAAGGGTATACAACCCTGGAAAGAACATCTATTCGTCCTACATTAGATTGTAATGGGATTTGGGGAGGTTATACAGGCGAAGGAGCAAAAACAGTAATTCCATCGAAAGCTTTTGCTAAAATTTCGATGCGTCTTGTTCCTTACCAAACTCCTGAAGAGATTACGGAAAAATTTACTAAATATTTCGAAAAAATAGCGCCTGAAAATGTAAAGGTAAAAGTTACGCCTCACCACGGAGGAATGCCATACGTATTGCCAACCGATACGAAAGAATTTCTGGCCGCAAAACAAGCTATGGAAGCAGCTTTCGGAAAAGAAGTTCTTCCATACAGAGGAGGAGGAAGTATTCCTATTACGGCAATGTTTGAGCAGGTTCTGGGAGCAAAATCTGTTTTAATGGGATTCGGGTTAGATTCTGACGCGATCCACTCACCAAATGAGCATTACGGATTATTCAATTTTTATAAAGGAATTGAGAGTATTCCATTATTCTTTGAAAACTATTCAAAATAACAAATGTTAATCCTTAAGATGTTATTCTTAGGGATTTTTTTTTTGAAATATTTAACTTTTGATTAATAAAGTTTTTTATATTTACATTGTAAACTAAAATTAATTTTTATGAAAAAAATTCTATCAATTTTGGGTGTGGTTACACTATCCAATTTCTCTTTTGCACAGGCAAATTGTGCAGGAGCATTAGCAATAGCATCTGGAAGTACTACAACTGTAGCAAGCTATACAGGGACGTACTTAGCCACTTGTGTGGGTAGTGGTTCTGCTGCAAACTTAACTCCTCCGGGTACTCCGGCAGCAAATTGGTACAAATATACTCCTACAGCAAATGGTGAAGTCACAGTTTCATCCAATCTTCCGCAAAATGATGGAGTAACTAAAAGTGACGATACAAGGCTTTCTATTATTACAGGTGCCTGTAATGCTCTTTCATGCTATGGAGGAAATGATGATATTTCAGCAACAAACTATCTATCAACTACAACATTTCCAGTAACGGCAGGAACCACTTACTATATTGTCTGGGATAATAGATGGGGTAATTTAGGATTTGACTTTACATTGAATTTTAACTCAGTATCATGTATAAGACCAAGTGAGTTTAGTATTAACAGTCCTTACGCAACGAGTGCAACAAGTGCTATGGTAAGTTGGGCTGCTGCTGTTGGAGCGCCTGCATCATATGATGTAGAATATGGCGCAACAGGATTTACACAAGGATCAGGAACAATAATTAATACTTCAACAACAAGCGCATCTATTAGCGGGGCTGCAGGATCTGCTCTTTCTTATTACTTAAGAAGTAATTGTACAGGAACACAAAGTGCTTGGATTGGTCCGTATAGAGCATTCACAGCATTAAATGCAACAACAACAGGATATCCTTACGGCTTTGATAATACTAGTGGTTTTACAGCTGACGGATGGTCTGGTACTTGGTCTGTAAATAATGGTGCAGGAAATCCTCAAGCAGGAGCACAAATGGTTTTCTCAAACTCAAGTACTGTTATTGGTACACCAACCGATAGATGGTTATATTCAAGACCTATATATTTAGCTGCTGGAAATTCTTATCAAATTACTTTTTACTTGA
This region includes:
- a CDS encoding FtsB family cell division protein: MKDNNLIKDIQPKSETLKFIQKYILNKYTITICLFLVWMIFFDKTSFLVINELNGEINKYEEQLQYYKTEYEKNDAFYKKLMNNKSEKEKYARENYFMKKPNEEIFILVVDSTNIAKK
- a CDS encoding methylmalonyl-CoA mutase family protein, which encodes MSNTAWENLVKKQLKTEDIYSVLTKENLEGITVKPFYDGVSLPMTNLPKVEENTHLVARYHESLEEDVYAFLLDHNVENLTEKTIFIDNSDLAGHISPKEEDQYFSLIDVFDEKETAINDQFVKELLAKQFRRNICIDISRHQNAGAAIYQQLGIALAKTKELIETYGSEILNKLIFRIAVGANYFFEMAKVRAFKLVFKQLSKEYEADEIPYIFAETSLRNKAVADNENNLIRSTLELAAAMIGGADAVFSNNYLVDRSTENSEEISFKQQIVLAYESIINVFEDASNGSYFVEDVTRQIAEKSWTYFVEIEEAGGYLELMKKGIIQKQIYQHALEEQKWVEEGRIKLIGVNLYPKLEVKKSAEELYSENEIKAVRWAEMFE
- a CDS encoding DinB family protein; this encodes MKEKLIDLFEYTFHFNSEMIKIIAENIENVDEKTISLINHTLNAQQIWNSRILKENSFEVWQINPFETLQEINRNNFKKSIEIVHHFDPDQKINYQNSRGANFENTVFEMLFQAINHSTYHRGQINSLLKKDGIDPILTDYIFYKR
- a CDS encoding GxxExxY protein; translated protein: MNENEISFYIRKSIFSAYNELGPGLLEKVYEKVLTYELQNNGLAVKTQVQIPIEYKGLFIDTSFIADIIVENKVIVEIKSIPEINNVHHKQLLTYLKLTGLKLGLLVNFNTDYIDKSIIRKINGSIS
- a CDS encoding class I SAM-dependent methyltransferase; amino-acid sequence: MGNKLLNIKIQNYINANLNTDLPTLLLKKSPFPEVSMHEIVQQIKGKQVAQKKFPFLLKEGIIFPPQLNLEQSSSEKTAIYKSKLLKGEKFIDFTTGFGIDAYYLSENFKQITLVEQNPDLLEIVKNNWEVLGKNATFINQKLESFLKENKEVFDVIYLDPARRDNNKNKVFLLEDLSPDILAIQEELLSSADKIVIKLSPLIDLKYLVSVLPSIFRIDIIAVKNDVKEIVIFLSKEKKDFISCYCVNLESNEPVFQFTFGEEENGHATYGEPEKYIYIPNNTVLKAGIFNLISEKTELKKLHPNTHLYTSDALMQDFPGRIFEMENIDAKKIQKKSQYNVISKNYPLKPEEIKKKYSLKDGGEKYLIFTQSKKGKIILKSV
- a CDS encoding dipeptidase, with product MQETLNYINENKQRFVDELFELLRIPSISADPAYKDDVLKCADVVAEYLKNAGADKVEVCQTKGYPIVFGEKMLNENLPTVLVYGHYDVQPADPLELWKKPPFEPYIEKTELHPEGAIFARGSADDKGQFFMHLKAFEAMMKTNTLPCNVKFILEGEEEVGSVSLGDFVNENKEKLSCDCILISDTHIYSNEQPTVTTGLRGLSYVEVEVEGPNRDLHSGLYGGAVPNPIHVLSRMIANLIDEDGHITIDGFYDNVETVSDSDRAEMNKLKDNPEEFKKSIGLNGVEGEKGYTTLERTSIRPTLDCNGIWGGYTGEGAKTVIPSKAFAKISMRLVPYQTPEEITEKFTKYFEKIAPENVKVKVTPHHGGMPYVLPTDTKEFLAAKQAMEAAFGKEVLPYRGGGSIPITAMFEQVLGAKSVLMGFGLDSDAIHSPNEHYGLFNFYKGIESIPLFFENYSK
- a CDS encoding T9SS-dependent choice-of-anchor J family protein, which produces MKKILSILGVVTLSNFSFAQANCAGALAIASGSTTTVASYTGTYLATCVGSGSAANLTPPGTPAANWYKYTPTANGEVTVSSNLPQNDGVTKSDDTRLSIITGACNALSCYGGNDDISATNYLSTTTFPVTAGTTYYIVWDNRWGNLGFDFTLNFNSVSCIRPSEFSINSPYATSATSAMVSWAAAVGAPASYDVEYGATGFTQGSGTIINTSTTSASISGAAGSALSYYLRSNCTGTQSAWIGPYRAFTALNATTTGYPYGFDNTSGFTADGWSGTWSVNNGAGNPQAGAQMVFSNSSTVIGTPTDRWLYSRPIYLAAGNSYQITFYLRNFTAANPIPAQSLELKVGNQPNPTSQTATVWSTTSFSASTWTQITTSFNVNTSGVYYFGFNHKTPGAAGPVSLALDTFNLAAGVLGVNDVKHENSTMSISPNPTSDILNIKTDSKIKAVSLVDMTGRKVEVKLNGSQVDVRSLTAGTYLITVETKEGTSTQKFIKK